One Choloepus didactylus isolate mChoDid1 chromosome 8, mChoDid1.pri, whole genome shotgun sequence DNA window includes the following coding sequences:
- the OLR1 gene encoding oxidized low-density lipoprotein receptor 1 isoform X3, which yields MNLEMMCDDFKMKTMKDQPDQKLNGEKSKGCHLLSRFWRPAAVILGIICLALLTTTVLLGVQLSQVSALLKQQQGNLTRQEHVPEGQMSAQRQVEGASQESLKELNEMIEFLAQKLEESSRKQMELHHQNLNLQEALKKAANFSGIHPASQCPFQFPVLDGIVSEETQQLMALGGWFSLDVQLVSF from the exons ATGAATTTGGAAATGATGTGTGATGATTTCAAGATGAAGACCATGAAGGACCAGCCTGATCAAAAGCTGAATGGAGAGAAATCTAAAG GTTGTCATCTTCTTTCTCGATTCTGGCGCCCTGCTGCTGTGATTCTAGGGATCATTTGCCTGGCGTTACTGACCACCACTGTATTGCTGGGAGTGCAAT TATCCCAGGTATCTGCTCTCCTGAAGCAACAGCAAGGCAACCTTACTCGCCAGGAGCATGTGCCGGAGGGACAGATGTCAGCCCAGCGGCAGGTGGAAGGAGCTTCCCAGGAGTCCCTGAAGGAGCTCAACGAAATGATAGAATTCCTTgcccagaagctggaggagagCTCCAGGAAGCAAATGGAGCTTCATCACCAGAACCTGAATCTCCAGGAAGCTCTGAAGAAAGCAGCAAACTTTTCAG GAATTCATCCAGCAAGCCAGTGCCCATTCCAGTTTCCCGTTCTGGATGGGATTGTCTCTGAGGAAACTCAGCAACTCATGGCTCTGGGAGGATGGTTCTCCTTGGATGTCCAGCTTGTAAGTTTCTAG
- the OLR1 gene encoding oxidized low-density lipoprotein receptor 1 isoform X2 gives MNLEMMCDDFKMKTMKDQPDQKLNGEKSKGCHLLSRFWRPAAVILGIICLALLTTTVLLGVQLSQVSALLKQQQGNLTRQEHVPEGQMSAQRQVEGASQESLKELNEMIEFLAQKLEESSRKQMELHHQNLNLQEALKKAANFSGPCPQDWIWHEENCYQFSSSPSSWEKSQESCRSLDAQLLKINSSADLEFIQQASAHSSFPFWMGLSLRKLSNSWLWEDGSPWMSSLFKLRGAVSQMYPSGTCAYIQRGVAYAESCNLSAFCICQKKANLLRA, from the exons ATGAATTTGGAAATGATGTGTGATGATTTCAAGATGAAGACCATGAAGGACCAGCCTGATCAAAAGCTGAATGGAGAGAAATCTAAAG GTTGTCATCTTCTTTCTCGATTCTGGCGCCCTGCTGCTGTGATTCTAGGGATCATTTGCCTGGCGTTACTGACCACCACTGTATTGCTGGGAGTGCAAT TATCCCAGGTATCTGCTCTCCTGAAGCAACAGCAAGGCAACCTTACTCGCCAGGAGCATGTGCCGGAGGGACAGATGTCAGCCCAGCGGCAGGTGGAAGGAGCTTCCCAGGAGTCCCTGAAGGAGCTCAACGAAATGATAGAATTCCTTgcccagaagctggaggagagCTCCAGGAAGCAAATGGAGCTTCATCACCAGAACCTGAATCTCCAGGAAGCTCTGAAGAAAGCAGCAAACTTTTCAG GTCCTTGTCCCCAAGACTGGATCTGGCATGAAGAAAACTGTTACCAGTTTTCCTCTAGTCCATCTAGCTGGGAAAAGAGCCAAGAGAGCTGCAGATCTTTGGATGCCCAGTTGCTGAAAATCAACAGCTCAGCTGATCTG GAATTCATCCAGCAAGCCAGTGCCCATTCCAGTTTCCCGTTCTGGATGGGATTGTCTCTGAGGAAACTCAGCAACTCATGGCTCTGGGAGGATGGTTCTCCTTGGATGTCCAGCTT GTTTAAACTTCGGGGAGCTGTTTCCCAGATGTACCCTTCAGGCACCTGTGCATATATACAAAGGGGAGTTGCTTATGCTGAGAGCTGCAATTTATCTGCATTCTGTATATGTCAGAAGAAAGCGAATCTTTTGAGAGCATAG
- the TMEM52B gene encoding transmembrane protein 52B: MSLEKHEFSLMGAGSHALGSSLLVFFIQKLPEARSEENCVNPEHCLTTDWVHLWYIWLLVAIGGLLLLCGLTSVCFRCCCLSRQQNGEDGGPPPYEVTVIAFDHDSTLQSTITSLQSVFGSAARRILAVAHSHGSLGQLPSSLDTLPGYEEALHMSRFTVARCGQKAPDLPPVPEEKQLPPKEKGSP; encoded by the exons ATGAGCCTGGAGAAACACGAGTTCAGCCTGATGGGTGCCGGATCCCATGCCCTGGGCTCCTCTCTCCTGGTGTTTTTCATCCAAAAG CTTCCTGAGGCAAGAAGTGAGGAAAACTGTGTCAATCCTGAACA TTGCCTGACCACAGACTGGGTACACCTCTGGTATATATG GTTGCTGGTGGCAATCGGAGGGCTCCTTCTCCTGTGCGGCCTGACTTCTGTGTGCTTCCGTTGCTGCTGCCTGAGTCGCCAGCAAAATGGAGAAGATGGGGGCCCACCTCCCTATGAAGTGACAGTCATCGCTTTCGATCATGACAGCACTCTTCAGAGCACTATCACTT CCCTCCAGTCAGTGTTTGGCTCTGCAGCTCGAAGAATCCTGGCAGTAGCTCACTCCCACGGCTCCCTGGGCCAGTTGCCCTCCTCTCTGGACACACTCCCAGGGTATGAAGAAGCTCTTCATATGAGTCGCTTCACTGTAGCAAGGTGTGGGCAGAAAGCACCTGATCTACCTCCAGTGCCAGAAGAAAAGCAGTTGCCTCCAAAGGAGAAGGGGTCTCCTTGA
- the OLR1 gene encoding oxidized low-density lipoprotein receptor 1 isoform X1, which translates to MERNLKKKEQNTRRGGQTLIIRSLHKGVPDYVPINKTEISLPGESKCCHLLSRFWRPAAVILGIICLALLTTTVLLGVQLSQVSALLKQQQGNLTRQEHVPEGQMSAQRQVEGASQESLKELNEMIEFLAQKLEESSRKQMELHHQNLNLQEALKKAANFSGPCPQDWIWHEENCYQFSSSPSSWEKSQESCRSLDAQLLKINSSADLEFIQQASAHSSFPFWMGLSLRKLSNSWLWEDGSPWMSSLFKLRGAVSQMYPSGTCAYIQRGVAYAESCNLSAFCICQKKANLLRA; encoded by the exons ATGGAGAGAAATCTAAAG AAAAAGGAGCAAAACACAAGGAGGGGAGGACAGACACTTATTATCAGGAGTTTGCATAAAGGAGTTCCGGATTATGTTCCCATAAACAAGACAGAAATTTCTCTCCCTGGGGAAAGTAAAT GTTGTCATCTTCTTTCTCGATTCTGGCGCCCTGCTGCTGTGATTCTAGGGATCATTTGCCTGGCGTTACTGACCACCACTGTATTGCTGGGAGTGCAAT TATCCCAGGTATCTGCTCTCCTGAAGCAACAGCAAGGCAACCTTACTCGCCAGGAGCATGTGCCGGAGGGACAGATGTCAGCCCAGCGGCAGGTGGAAGGAGCTTCCCAGGAGTCCCTGAAGGAGCTCAACGAAATGATAGAATTCCTTgcccagaagctggaggagagCTCCAGGAAGCAAATGGAGCTTCATCACCAGAACCTGAATCTCCAGGAAGCTCTGAAGAAAGCAGCAAACTTTTCAG GTCCTTGTCCCCAAGACTGGATCTGGCATGAAGAAAACTGTTACCAGTTTTCCTCTAGTCCATCTAGCTGGGAAAAGAGCCAAGAGAGCTGCAGATCTTTGGATGCCCAGTTGCTGAAAATCAACAGCTCAGCTGATCTG GAATTCATCCAGCAAGCCAGTGCCCATTCCAGTTTCCCGTTCTGGATGGGATTGTCTCTGAGGAAACTCAGCAACTCATGGCTCTGGGAGGATGGTTCTCCTTGGATGTCCAGCTT GTTTAAACTTCGGGGAGCTGTTTCCCAGATGTACCCTTCAGGCACCTGTGCATATATACAAAGGGGAGTTGCTTATGCTGAGAGCTGCAATTTATCTGCATTCTGTATATGTCAGAAGAAAGCGAATCTTTTGAGAGCATAG